Genomic window (Pseudomonadota bacterium):
CCGGTGGGGGCGGGCGAATGTCAGCACCAGGCCAACAGAGATGAGCAGGAGGAGCTTGCGGTGCATGCTCTCCCGGAGTTCGGCATCTCAGGCCGCGGCCCTCTCGTCAATCTTTGGGTCGTCACAGGAAAAACAGGGCGTCCGGCGAAAGAGGGCCTGCTCATGCCGCGCCGCACGTGTGTGCGACGCGCAGTGGCGCAGTCACCTGTTGGAGGCCTCTCGTTGCGCTCACTCATTCGTCTCGCCAACCAGCTCAACTGGATACACACCCCCTTTCTCATCCTCTTCCACGCACTGGCGGTGATGGCAGTGGTTGCCACCCGTCCGCGTCCCATCGATCTGGTGCTTCTCGTGGTGCTCTACCTCGCCACCGGATTTGGCATCACCGTCGGATTCCATCGTCTCATTGCCCACCGGGGCTTCAAGACGCCGCGATGGCTCCGCAACATCTTCGGCTTTCTGGGCACGGCCAGCCTCCAGGGCGGCCCCGTGCAGTGGTCGACGGTTCATCGTCGCCACCATCAGCTCAGCGACAAGCCCCTCGACCCGCACACCCCCACGCGGGGCTTCTTCTTCTCGCACATCGGCTGGATCTTTCTGCGTCGCAAGATCGAGAAGAACGAGCTGCTCGTGAAGGACGTCGTCTCTGAGCCGTTCTTCCGCTGGCTCGACCGCCCGCTCCCCTCCGTCGTGCCAGCTGTCTCGCTGGCCGTGCTCTGCTACGTCCTCGCGGGGTGGCAGGGCGTTCTCTGGGGCGTCTTCCTGCGCACGGTGCTGCTGTGGAACGCCACGTGGTGCGTGAACAGCTTCTGTCACCTCATGGGGTCGCGAGAGTTCAACACCCCGGACGGTTCGCGAAACCTCTGGTGGGTCGGCCTCATCGCTCTCGGTGAAGGGTGGCACAACAACCACCATGCCCGTCCGCGCTGTGCGGTGCACGGCATCCGGTGGTGGCAGGTCGACATCTCGTGGATGTTCATCCGCGTTCTCGAGCGCCTCGGCCTTGCGTCCGCCATCCAGCGGCCGCGCGAGGTCGAATCTTCGGTGGAAGACGCACTCGAGGTGGCTTCCTGACGGGGAACCCGCCGTGAGGTGAGCGACGCTCGTCGTGAGGCGGGTCGCTCAGCGCGTGGATGTGGCCGTCATCGCTGGCGCAGTGCGCGCCGCGTGGCGGCCACAACCATTTCTGGCGTGATGTCTTCGTAGCACGTCATGCGCGCGCAGGTCTCCTTGCGGCACGCTGCGCTGCAGCGAAACCGGTCGGGGCGTACGATCTCTCCTCGCCAGGGGCCCCAGCGCCTGGGCAGGTCGCTCTGCATGGCGAAGATGCCCACCGTCGGGGCCCCCACGCCCGCAGCCATGTGCATGGGGCCGGAGTCGTTTGCGACGACCAGGCGGGCGCGCTCGAGCAGGGCCCCCAGCTGGGGCACGGAGAGCCGCCCGGCGAGGCTGACGCAGGGTTCGTGCATCGTCTCGGCCACTGCTGTCACCACGTCGATCTCCGACGGGCCGCCGGTGAGCACGACCGCAAGCCGGTGCTCCCGCGCGATTGCATCGGCCATGGCCGCGAACGGTTCCGGGGGCAGCTTCTCCCTGTCGAGGGGGATGCCTCGCCCCACGTGCAGCACCGCGTATGGGCCCTCGATGCCGGCCTCGGCGCAGATGGCGGCGGTCTGTGTGCGGGCGGCATCTGTCAGGAACAGGCGGGGGAACGGTTCGGGGAGGTCGGCGCCGACGGCGCGTGCGTAGTCGAGCTGGCAGTCGACCCAGTGCGAGGTGGTGTCACCATGCTCGCTCCGGATCGGCACCCGATGCGTGTACATCCACGAATAGGTGAGGCGCGAGTCCTGTCCCACACGGTGGGGCACGCCTGCGCGCCAGAGCAGCCAGGCTTCCGCGAAGCGGCTCCAGAGCACGAGGCCCAGATCGTAGCGTCGCCGTCGCACCTCTTCGAGCCAGCGGTGGAAGCCGTCGCGGCTGTCGAGCTCTCCTTCGTCGGCCACCAGCAGCTCGTTCACCTCTGGGTGACTGGCCACCATGTCGGCGGCCCCCTTGCGCACCAGGACATCGATGCGTGCCTCCGGCCATCGATGGCGAAGGGCGTCGATCACCGGGCTGCTCACCAGGACATCGCCCATGCCGCCTCGCGCGAGTACCACCAGCGCCGCGCTCACGTGGTCGGGAGGGCGCGGAGAGCGCGGCTGTCGAAGGGCATCAGGGGACATGCCCGAGGGTTCCACGCTGCAGGTTGAGAGGCCTGTCGTGGGGAGCGCAGAGGGAGGCGCGCGCGATGAGGAATATATTCATCATCGCGACGTCGTGTCACGTCACGGATGCTGCGTGAATCGCGCGCAGCGAGACAGGTCATGCGGTAGAGGAGATCGGTCGCCCCGCGCACGAGGCCGCGCGCGAGGCTGCGCTGCGTCGGGTGGGAAGTCGATGCCGCGCTGAAGGTCTCCGAGAGGAGGAGCGGGTGGATTCGTCCGGGTGGGGCTTTGACTGGGAAGCCATGAGCGATCGCTGCGTCAAGGCGCTCGTGCTCGCCCAGCAGGAAGCAGAGTTCCTGAAGGCAGAGCACGTGGGCACCGAGCACGTGCTCATCGGCCTTCTCGCCGGTCGCAGCATGGGGACCGACCTCCTGGCGGATCACGGGGTCGATGTCCACCTTGCGCGGGCAACGCTCGAGAAGTTCCGCTCGCGGTCTGAACCCGCCTTGATACGGCGCTTCAGCTGGCGGGTGCGGCGAGCCGTCGAGCTGGCCTTCGAAGAGGCCGGTCGCGCGCACAGCCCCTTCCTCACCACCGATCACCTCTTCGTGGGTCTTCTCTCGCAAGACGACGCAACAGCGGTGAGCATCCTGGTCGACCTCGGAACGCCGGTGGTCGAGCTCGTGAACCGCCTGCGCGCACGGGAAGGCGACTCTGGTGAGACCGACCTGCCCTATGCCGCCGCGCTGCTCGATCAGCTGCGCGTCTCAGACGCAGCGGTGCCCGAGCTCGAGAAGGTCTCCGCGCAAGCACCGCAAGGCATGTCGCTCGATCGGTTCATCGAGGTGCTCGATGAGCTCGGCAAGGCCCTTCAGACGGCGCAGGCGCTGTTCGTGGCCGCGCGACCGCGGCTGCCTCGACTTGACGTCCCGGAGGTGGCCGAGGGCGACTGGCCGGTGGTCGACGAGGAGGTGTATCCGGTCTCCGCGCTGGTTCGCCAGATCCTCACCCAGATGGTGGGCAGTGGTGCTGACCGCGTGGTGCTCTCGCCGAGCGATGACGCGCTGCACGTCGAGTACCACATCGACGGGCGGGCCGATGTGCTCGAGGTGCCGCCCATCCTCCGGACGGTGGTGCCGTTCAGCGTGATGCGCCTGGCCAATCTCAATCCCATGGAGAAGGGTCGCGAGATGCAGGGCGAGCTCACGTTTCGAGCAGGAGATCAGAGCCATGGCCTGCGCGTGAACAGCGAGCCGGTGCGCAGGGGGGTACGGGTCGAGATCACGCGCGTCACACGCGAGACCATCAGCGAGGCGTGAGAGCGGCAGACCCTCAGCGCTCGAGCAGGCCTGTCGCGCTCAGGTACTGCGGATAGCCGCTGTGCATGCCGAGCTCGCCGTGGTAGTTCCCCGAGCACACCAGGGTGTAGGCGTCCGGCACGGACGCGGAGCTGAACCCGTTTGTGTAGGGGTTGTTGGAACCGGCGGAGGGGCACGTGGGAATGGACTGGATGTAGCTCGGTGACAGCAGGGAGAGGTTCAGCGGATAGCGGCCACCGTTGGCGGTGGAGTACGATTCGGTGGCGGCGGCGATGTTCTTGAGGTTTGTCTTGCAGGCTGTCACGCGGCCCTGCGAGCGCGCGCGAACGAAGTTGGGGACGAGAATGCTCGTCAGGATGGCGATGATGGCGATGACGATCATCAGTTCGATAAGGGTGAAGCCTCGTCTGGCGCGGGGAGAGATCATATGCCCCCTATTTTACGGGCACCGCGCCTTGAAATCAAGTCAGCCTCCAACGGCTCTCCCGACGGCGCCGGGTCGGGCGAAGAGGAACCTGCGCGCTTGGGGCTAATACCCTCCGGTCTGGGAGCGGCCTTGGGCCATCCCGCGGCGCTCACTCACCGGGAGGTTCCATGGTCACCGTCAATGCCCGCGCACTTCTCCAGGCAGCGCTCGATCCGAGCCCCGAGGCCATGTATTACGTCGATACGAAGAAGGGCGACGTCGTGAAGATCACGGCGAGCATGAACAAGACCGAGCTTCTCCGCTTCAAGACGTTGCTCGACAAGGAAGTCGATCGATTTCTCAAGCTGCCGCGTCCCACAGGCGAGGAGACGTACGCCGACATGGCGGCGTTTCGCGCCACGGTGAAAGACAAGAAGCTGCAAGAACGCCTCCAGATGGCGGTGACGGGCGGGGGAACCCTGCGCAATCACGTTGACGCCCTCTCACCCGTGCCGCTCGAGAAAGAGCGCTGGTACAAGTTTCGAGAGACCCGCATCCTGCAGCGTCTGCAGGGCTGGTTGCGCGAGAATGGATTGAAGACATCATGAGAAACGCACGCGCCTTCCTGATTGCAACGACCCTCCTGCTGGTTGCGGCCATGCGCCTCTGCGGCGCTGAGCCCTTCGTCTACGACACGAGCCCCACCCACGTGATCTTCGAGATCAGCACCCGAGGCGGCTTTGAATCGCAGCTCCAGGAGCTGACCGCACTGCCGGACTTCGTTCTCTATGGCGACGGCACCGCTGTGTGGGTGCGCCATGACAAGAAGAAGGACCTGAACGTGCTCATGGCTGCCCGGCTCTCGTCAGAAGAGGTCGCGGCTGAGCTGGCATGGGTCGAGTCGATGGGCTTTAGCGGGTGGTACGATCGCTACGACCGGGTGACCCTGCCGAAGATGCCCACCACCACCGTTCGTCTCGATCTCAAGAGCGGAACCACCACCCGCATGGTGTACGGACTCGCCATGGCCCTGAAGCAGAAGGTGGTGCCTGAGGGATTCGGTCAGCTCTACGATCACTTCACGCAGTTCCGTCACAAGGACGAGTACGAATATCCCATCGACAAGATCACGCTCTACGCGCGAAAGCTGACGAAGTCAGAGGCCAGACGCGGGTATCGATCGCTCTCGTGGGGAGTCAAGCAGGTCGTTCTGGGCGACATCGCCCACGATGGCGATGTCGATTTCGGCCAGAAGATCTTCACGGGCGCCGACGCCGAGCGGGTCGTCAGTCGCCTGCGCAACTGGACCCTCTTCTCCACCGAGCTCAGCGTCGTCTTCTTCAAGGACAAGAAGGACGACTTCCAGGTCGGCTATCGGCCTGTGCTCCCACACGAGTAGGAGGCGACGCCATCGTGCGTGTGTCGCGGGCCACGTCTTCCGAGGCTGAGCAGCTGGCCCTCCTTCTCGAGGTGGGCAGGGAGTTCTGCTCCTCGCTTCAGATCGACGAGGTCTTGCGGCGCGTGCTCGACCGTGTGATCGAGGTGACGGGGGCCGAGCGGGGGTTCGTCGTTCTGCGTGAACGAGACGATCGTCTGGCGGTGCGCCACGCGCGCAACCTCGATCAGGAGAGCATCGAGGCCGACGAGTTCAAGGTCAGCCGGGGTCTGTTCGAGCGGGTCGCCTCTTCCGGCGAGCCCCTGCTCACGAGCAACGCCATGAACGAACCGAGCCTCTCGGCCTACGAGAGCATCGTCATCCATGAGCTGCGGTCGGTCATGTGCGTACCCCTCCTGGTGAAGGGCATCTCTACCGGCGTCATCTACGTAGACAATCGCATCAGCGAGGGGCTGTTCGTGCAGAGCGACCTCGATCTGCTCACGGCCATCGCGCAGCAGGCATCCATCGCCATCGACAACGCGCGCCGCCACGAGTCGACGCGCGAGGTTGTTCTCGCCCTGGCCAACGCCATCGAGGCCAAGGACCCCTATACAGGCGGACACGTCGACCGTGTGACCATTCTCGCCCATCGCCTGGGGGTGCATCTCGGGCTCACGGCCGAAGACCTGTCGAACCTCGA
Coding sequences:
- a CDS encoding glycosyltransferase family 9 protein, with protein sequence MSPDALRQPRSPRPPDHVSAALVVLARGGMGDVLVSSPVIDALRHRWPEARIDVLVRKGAADMVASHPEVNELLVADEGELDSRDGFHRWLEEVRRRRYDLGLVLWSRFAEAWLLWRAGVPHRVGQDSRLTYSWMYTHRVPIRSEHGDTTSHWVDCQLDYARAVGADLPEPFPRLFLTDAARTQTAAICAEAGIEGPYAVLHVGRGIPLDREKLPPEPFAAMADAIAREHRLAVVLTGGPSEIDVVTAVAETMHEPCVSLAGRLSVPQLGALLERARLVVANDSGPMHMAAGVGAPTVGIFAMQSDLPRRWGPWRGEIVRPDRFRCSAACRKETCARMTCYEDITPEMVVAATRRALRQR
- a CDS encoding type II secretion system protein; its protein translation is MISPRARRGFTLIELMIVIAIIAILTSILVPNFVRARSQGRVTACKTNLKNIAAATESYSTANGGRYPLNLSLLSPSYIQSIPTCPSAGSNNPYTNGFSSASVPDAYTLVCSGNYHGELGMHSGYPQYLSATGLLER
- a CDS encoding HD domain-containing protein, with product MGSQAGRSGRHRPRWRCRFRPEDLHGRRRRAGRQSPAQLDPLLHRAQRRLLQGQEGRLPGRLSACAPTRVGGDAIVRVSRATSSEAEQLALLLEVGREFCSSLQIDEVLRRVLDRVIEVTGAERGFVVLRERDDRLAVRHARNLDQESIEADEFKVSRGLFERVASSGEPLLTSNAMNEPSLSAYESIVIHELRSVMCVPLLVKGISTGVIYVDNRISEGLFVQSDLDLLTAIAQQASIAIDNARRHESTREVVLALANAIEAKDPYTGGHVDRVTILAHRLGVHLGLTAEDLSNLEMAAILHDVGKIGIEESVLTKPGLLNPAERRRMEEHPAIGESIVRGLHNLPESVKLSILHHQERWDGKGYPSGLKGGAIPIYARIVAVSDTFDAMTTTRPYRAALPAQVAIDEITRNSGTQFDPDVVDAFRTVMETWVEPEV